Proteins from a single region of Palaemon carinicauda isolate YSFRI2023 chromosome 1, ASM3689809v2, whole genome shotgun sequence:
- the LOC137640976 gene encoding uncharacterized protein, with amino-acid sequence MGKEWHINVKELVAIHLALMHFQEEVQNKLVQVNADNTTALAYIRKQGGTSSDSLYEAAKDLLLWAKGRNITLITRFIEGEKNVRAVLHSGGRQVLTTEWTLHHEVCSRLWNLWGEPSIDLFATQSTKRLPVYCSPVPDQEAVAVDAILMEWEGLDTYAFPPFKILDRVMKFRESNNACMTLIALFWPMRPWITEVMEWLVDTPRSLPCRNDLLRQPHIERYHQNLLALNLTAFRLLENWQERRAFRGKLQEQSQERGRCPQSRCTNLSGMCSENGAELTTITLSVPL; translated from the coding sequence atgggaaaggaatggcatataaacgtcaaggaactggtggccattcatctagcactaatgcacttccaGGAGGAAGTCCAGAACAAgttagttcaggtcaacgcagacaacaccacagcgttggcctacatcaggaaacagggaggcactagttcggattccctttacgaggcagcaaaAGATCTCCTACTGTGGGCAAAAGGGAGAAATATAACTCTGATAACCCGCTTcatagagggagagaagaatgtcagagcgGTTCTTCATAGCGGAGGAAGACAGGTTCTCAcgacagagtggaccctacatcacgaggtgtgcagcaggctttggaatctgtggggagaaccgtcaatagacctcttcgcgacgcaGAGTACAAAGAGGTTACCAGTTTATTGCTCTCccgtcccagaccaggaagcagtggcagtggatGCCATCctcatggagtgggaaggactagacacgtacgccttccccccattcaagatcctagacagagtcATGAAGTTCAGAGAGTCTAACAACGcctgcatgaccctgatagctctgttttggcccatgagaccctggatcacagaagtgatggagtggctagtagacacccCCAGATCGTTACCTTGTcggaacgatctactcagacagccgcacatagagagataccatcaaaatctcctcgctctcaatctaactgcctttcgactattggaaaactggcaagagcgaagggcttttcgaggGAAGCTGCAAGAGCAATCGCAAGAACGAGGACGATgtccacaatcaaggtgtaccaatctaagtgggatgtGTTCAGAGAATGGTGCGGAATTAACAACAATTACTCTTTCAGTACCTCTCTAA